Below is a window of Phocoena sinus isolate mPhoSin1 chromosome 2, mPhoSin1.pri, whole genome shotgun sequence DNA.
TCAGGGCAGGATGGGCAGCTGGTAGGAAGGGCcccggggaggtggggaagggggcaggggctgcctgggaggacagagggagggaggagtggggcgGAGGCACAGAGCACTGGAGTGAGTCACCACACCAGGGTCTGTGTCCCAAAGGCCAGTATCACCTGGACCTTGGGCCTGTCCTCACCTGCACTAGCGTCTGTGGGAGCCAGATGGTCTGAGCACCTTGTCCGATGTCCTGGAATCCCAAGGTGTGAGGTGTAGCCTGCCAGCCCAAGGAACAGAAGCACATCCACCGGAACAGCTGACGGCCCTGAGGGCAAAGCACTGCTGTCCTGAGCCTCCCTGGGGCCAGAGGGCTTGTGGGTTGGTGGTCTCGCTGGATGCCCGCAGAGGGTCCAGAGGGACCAGTCTTGCCTCTGCACCAGCCCACGTCTTCCCCACGCACCACCACCACCGCTACATCCCAGGCGGCTCCGAAGGCTCTCCCAGCCCATGgtggctttttaattttctgaggctAAATGTGGAAAGGGGGTAGGGGGGACTGCCCCATGCCCCTAGCCCAGTTCCTGTGTGGGTAGGAGCAGGGCACAGGTCCGAGACTGGCACCCCGAAGAAATCAAGGAAGCAGGGCTGGAGGGTCTGTGCAACGAAAGTTGGGGCTTCCTCGGCCCCTGCCCGGGAAGGGGCAACCTCGGGCCCCCAAAACGCCTCTCAGAGACCAGCCAAGCAGAAGACTTCTCTCCCTATTCCCCCCCACGCCTCCCCCGCAAAAAATAAGGCAAGGAACCGATTTGCCAACTCAGAGGTGCCctgcgggggtggggagcaggcagGGGGGACGCCACCCCCCCAGCCAGGTTTGGATCGGGGAGAATTCCCTAACCCACCTGAAGACCCCCCCTTACCCACGGTGGTGAGGGGCGGTGCGGGGCCGCTGAGAAGAGCGGGGAGGAGGCTGCCTTTCCTCTGGGTGGGAAGTTCCCCGGCTGCGCAGCCCCCTACGCCGCCACCCCAGGCAGCAGAGAAATCGCCTGGCTGGAAGAAAGAGCAAAGGGTCTACCTTCACGCCCCGGCGTTCCTTCCACTCGGGTCTTGACCTGCTGGAGCCACGATCCCAGGTGGGAGCTCGCGGGTCAGAGGGTCCCGCCAAGGCCGCGAAAACCGGAGGAGAGGACCTCTGCCCAAGATGGGCATCTCCCCCCGCGCCCGCTGGGGCCCGGTGAGTCCTAGGTTGGGGGCTCCTTGCCCCGAGGTTGACTCCTCCGGACTTGTgtcctcgccgccgccgccgccgagagCGGTGCCCTCGCCGGATACGGCCCAGCGAGCTCCCACCTCCGCCCGGGGCGCGAGCGCTGTCTCCGTCCCGGGAAGAAGTTAGGCGGCCGGTCCCCG
It encodes the following:
- the LOC116749846 gene encoding translation initiation factor IF-2-like isoform X5 encodes the protein MCVEAFRVRGNSPTPWGRGRPCRRVRDLLMTRCARRGVGDLGRRGGEYLDLGSPKPGARPAEPRPALPPGARPGLGRERFGPLGSRASRDALAVAGTRLGRRWLSPSPAPLPPASRAPPAPGTGRLTSSRDGDSARAPGGGGSSLGRIRRGHRSRRRRRRGHKSGGVNLGARSPQPRTHRAPAGAGGDAHLGQRSSPPVFAALAGPSDPRAPTWDRGSSRSRPEWKERRGVKCFALRAVSCSGGCASVPWAGRLHLTPWDSRTSDKVLRPSGSHRR
- the LOC116749846 gene encoding translation initiation factor IF-2-like isoform X1 → MCVEAFRVRGNSPTPWGRGRPCRRVRDLLMTRCARRGVGDLGRRGGEYLDLGSPKPGARPAEPRPALPPGARPGLGRERFGPLGSRASRDALAVAGTRLGRRWLSPSPAPLPPASRAPPAPGTGRLTSSRDGDSARAPGGGGSSLGRIRRGHRSRRRRRRGHKSGGVNLGARSPQPRTHRAPAGAGGDAHLGQRSSPPVFAALAGPSDPRAPTWDRGSSRSRPEWKERRGVKVDPLLFLPARRFLCCLGWRRRGLRSRGTSHPEERQPPPRSSQRPRTAPHHRGALPSGPSAVPVDVLLFLGLAGYTSHLGIPGHRTRCSDHLAPTDASAVSVSAATQALLGFSAVTNRHPAPRRSPVNLCEMSTCVQCGLMENLFRANFKIFHRALLHAGRQL
- the LOC116749846 gene encoding translation initiation factor IF-2-like isoform X6; amino-acid sequence: MCVEAFRVRGNSPTPWGRGRPCRRVRDLLMTRCARRGVGDLGRRGGEYLDLGSPKPGARPAEPRPALPPGARPGLGRERFGPLGSRASRDALAVAGTRLGRRWLSPSPAPLPPASRAPPAPGTGRLTSSRDGDSARAPGGGGSSLGRIRRGHRSRRRRRRGHKSGGVNLGARSPQPRTHRAPAGAGGDAHLGQRSSPPVFAALAGPSDPRAPTWDRGSSRSRPEWKERRGVKGRQLFRWMCFCSLGWQATPHTLGFQDIGQGAQTIWLPQTLVQ
- the LOC116749846 gene encoding translation initiation factor IF-2-like isoform X2, with translation MCVEAFRVRGNSPTPWGRGRPCRRVRDLLMTRCARRGVGDLGRRGGEYLDLGSPKPGARPAEPRPALPPGARPGLGRERFGPLGSRASRDALAVAGTRLGRRWLSPSPAPLPPASRAPPAPGTGRLTSSRDGDSARAPGGGGSSLGRIRRGHRSRRRRRRGHKSGGVNLGARSPQPRTHRAPAGAGGDAHLGQRSSPPVFAALAGPSDPRAPTWDRGSSRSRPEWKERRGVKVDPLLFLPARRFLCCLGWRRRGLRSRGTSHPEERQPPPRSSQRPRTAPHHRGALPSGPSAVPVDVLLFLGLAGYTSHLGIPGHRTRCSDHLAPTDASAVTNRHPAPRRSPVNLCEMSTCVQCGLMENLFRANFKIFHRALLHAGRQL
- the LOC116749846 gene encoding translation initiation factor IF-2-like isoform X4; this encodes MCVEAFRVRGNSPTPWGRGRPCRRVRDLLMTRCARRGVGDLGRRGGEYLDLGSPKPGARPAEPRPALPPGARPGLGRERFGPLGSRASRDALAVAGTRLGRRWLSPSPAPLPPASRAPPAPGTGRLTSSRDGDSARAPGGGGSSLGRIRRGHRSRRRRRRGHKSGGVNLGARSPQPRTHRAPAGAGGDAHLGQRSSPPVFAALAGPSDPRAPTWDRGSSRSRPEWKERRGVKGRQLFRWMCFCSLGWQATPHTLGFQDIGQGAQTIWLPQTLVQFLCRPLLRPCWDSLQ
- the LOC116749846 gene encoding translation initiation factor IF-2-like isoform X3; translation: MCVEAFRVRGNSPTPWGRGRPCRRVRDLLMTRCARRGVGDLGRRGGEYLDLGSPKPGARPAEPRPALPPGARPGLGRERFGPLGSRASRDALAVAGTRLGRRWLSPSPAPLPPASRAPPAPGTGRLTSSRDGDSARAPGGGGSSLGRIRRGHRSRRRRRRGHKSGGVNLGARSPQPRTHRAPAGAGGDAHLGQRSSPPVFAALAGPSDPRAPTWDRGSSRSRPEWKERRGVKVDPLLFLPARRFLCCLGWRRRGLRSRGTSHPEERQPPPRSSQRPRTAPHHRGAVSCSGGCASVPWAGRLHLTPWDSRTSDKVLRPSGSHRR